The following proteins are co-located in the Dietzia timorensis genome:
- a CDS encoding RDD family protein encodes MRKVTGSWLSGPQAALDDSHSKFAGEKLGATEQGPGSIATLGRRVGALVIDWLIVMLPTYSMLGYDGRWFLGGASTTTLIIWALISVASVWAFSLTPGMAATGLAVARVDADSPVGLWRSCVRTLLTVCVFPALFQDEDLRGMHDRATGTAVVRSR; translated from the coding sequence ATGCGAAAGGTAACGGGTTCGTGGCTTTCCGGGCCGCAGGCGGCTCTGGATGATTCTCACAGCAAGTTCGCGGGCGAAAAACTCGGGGCGACCGAGCAGGGGCCGGGATCGATCGCGACTCTGGGCCGTCGGGTCGGCGCGCTGGTCATCGACTGGCTCATCGTAATGCTTCCGACGTACTCGATGCTCGGCTACGACGGTCGATGGTTCCTCGGCGGGGCATCGACGACGACGCTGATCATCTGGGCCCTGATATCCGTGGCCTCGGTGTGGGCGTTCTCTCTGACGCCCGGAATGGCAGCCACAGGGCTCGCCGTCGCGCGTGTAGATGCAGATTCGCCAGTCGGATTGTGGCGCTCCTGTGTCCGCACGCTACTGACCGTGTGCGTGTTCCCGGCTTTGTTCCAGGACGAAGATCTGCGAGGAATGCACGACCGCGCTACCGGAACCGCGGTCGTTCGCAGTCGGTAA
- the glnA gene encoding type I glutamate--ammonia ligase, with product MGFNSPAEVIEYVKSEGVEFVDIRFTDLPGVQQHFSITADQFDEDVFEEGLAFDGSSIRGFQSIDESDMILLPDPSTAQIDPFRIHKTLNIVCSVHDPFTREAYSRDPRNVAAKAEEYLISTGIADTVNFGPEAEFYIFDSVAYETNTNSAFYELESVSGWWNRGNPVNPDGSPNLGYKVREKGGYFPVAPYDHYQDLRDEMSLNLAGAGFELERAHHEVGTGGQQEINYKFNTLTKSADELQLFKYIIKNTAWKAGKSVTFMPKPLFGDNGSGMHCHQSLWKDGKPLFHDEAGYAGLSDIARHYIGGILHHAPSLLAFTNPTINSYHRLVKGYEAPINLVYSQRNRSACVRIPITGNNPKAKRIEFRCPDPSGNPYLAFAAMFMAGIDGVRNKIEPAEPVDKDLYELPPEEAADIPQAPTTLDAVIDRLESDHDYLTEGGVFTEDLIETWIKYKRENELDPVRLRPHPHEFELYYDC from the coding sequence GTGGGATTCAATAGCCCCGCAGAGGTAATCGAGTACGTCAAGAGCGAAGGTGTCGAGTTCGTCGACATCCGTTTCACCGACCTGCCGGGTGTGCAGCAGCACTTCTCGATCACGGCAGATCAATTCGACGAGGATGTTTTCGAAGAGGGACTGGCCTTCGACGGCTCGTCCATCCGCGGATTCCAATCCATCGACGAGTCGGACATGATCCTCCTCCCGGATCCGTCGACCGCTCAGATCGATCCCTTCCGCATCCACAAGACGCTCAACATCGTCTGCTCGGTCCACGACCCGTTCACTCGCGAAGCTTATTCCCGCGATCCGCGTAACGTCGCCGCCAAGGCAGAGGAATACCTCATCTCGACCGGCATCGCCGACACGGTGAACTTCGGCCCCGAGGCCGAGTTCTACATCTTCGATTCGGTCGCCTACGAGACCAACACGAACTCCGCGTTCTACGAACTCGAGTCGGTGTCGGGCTGGTGGAACCGCGGCAACCCGGTCAACCCGGACGGTTCGCCGAACCTTGGCTACAAGGTGCGTGAGAAGGGTGGCTACTTCCCCGTCGCGCCGTACGACCACTACCAGGACCTCCGCGATGAGATGTCCCTCAACCTCGCCGGGGCCGGCTTCGAGCTCGAGCGCGCCCACCACGAGGTCGGCACGGGTGGCCAGCAGGAGATCAACTACAAGTTCAATACGCTGACCAAGTCGGCTGACGAGCTGCAGCTGTTCAAGTACATCATCAAGAACACTGCATGGAAGGCCGGCAAGTCCGTGACCTTCATGCCGAAGCCTCTCTTCGGCGACAACGGTTCGGGCATGCACTGCCACCAGTCGCTGTGGAAGGACGGCAAGCCGCTGTTCCACGACGAGGCCGGCTACGCGGGCCTGTCGGATATCGCGCGCCACTACATCGGCGGCATCCTGCATCACGCCCCGTCGCTGCTCGCGTTCACGAACCCGACGATCAACTCGTACCACCGCCTGGTCAAGGGCTACGAGGCGCCGATCAACCTGGTGTACTCGCAGCGCAACCGCTCGGCCTGTGTGCGCATCCCCATCACGGGTAACAACCCGAAGGCCAAGCGAATCGAGTTCCGTTGCCCCGACCCGTCGGGTAACCCGTATCTGGCTTTCGCCGCCATGTTCATGGCCGGCATCGACGGCGTGCGCAACAAGATCGAGCCCGCCGAACCGGTCGACAAGGACCTCTACGAGCTTCCCCCGGAGGAGGCCGCAGACATCCCGCAGGCTCCGACCACGCTCGACGCCGTCATCGACCGTCTCGAGAGCGATCACGATTACCTCACCGAGGGCGGCGTGTTCACCGAGGATCTCATCGAGACCTGGATCAAGTACAAGCGCGAGAACGAGCTGGATCCGGTCCGTCTGCGTCCGCACCCCCACGAGTTCGAGCTCTACTACGACTGCTAA